In Cicer arietinum cultivar CDC Frontier isolate Library 1 chromosome 1, Cicar.CDCFrontier_v2.0, whole genome shotgun sequence, one DNA window encodes the following:
- the LOC101509433 gene encoding F-box/kelch-repeat protein At1g16250-like, whose amino-acid sequence MGSLPSPPPSPSPENPLSNYVMVTIFCPREPTQNVTLPNSIELYYPSINTWTNVGTIPGLIDDQVLKDFAMVSLGDFIYIIGGQICHKEKVHVNDDSAEFLDEGIKVVTNVLRYNIRTNQWFNCAQLNVARYDFACTVCDNKIFVAGGKSKLASARGISSSELYDPDHDTWTQLPNLHILRYKCIGVTWKGKVYIVGGFAERENSDVTMPSIVERSSAEVYDMEAKKWNVIGGMWQLDIPPNQIVAVNDTLFSSGDCLNAWKGHIEAYDGKLWNEVDGSHMRNLSTLEYNYENWPLNQRLYLTMAPIGNRLFFLAGYRVGGGELARTKSVVHIFDTSASVDAWRSVEPIELEGEKELCSHCCVVQLSSP is encoded by the coding sequence ATGGGGTCCCTTCCTTCACCACCACCATCACCTTCCCCTGAAAATCCCCTTTCCAATTATGTCATGGTAACAATTTTTTGTCCTAGAGAACCAACGCAAAATGTCACACTCCCTAATTCAATTGAACTTTATTATCCATCAATTAACACATGGACCAATGTTGGCACAATCCCTGGTCTAATTGATGATCAAGTGTTAAAAGATTTTGCTATGGTTTCATTAggtgattttatttatataattggtGGCCAAATTTGTCACAAAGAAAAGGTTCATGTTAATGATGATTCAGCTGAATTTCTTGACGAAGGTATAAAAGTTGTAACAAATGTTCTACGTTACAACATAAGAACAAATCAATGGTTCAATTGTGCACAATTAAATGTTGCAAGATATGATTTTGCTTGTACTGTTTGTGACAACAAAATATTTGTGGCTGGTGGAAAATCCAAGCTGGCAAGTGCAAGAGGAATTTCATCATCCGAATTGTACGATCCAGATCATGACACGTGGACCCAATTGCCTAATTTGCATATTTTAAGGTACAAATGCATAGGTGTGACATGGAAAGGTAAAGTTTACATTGTTGGTGGTTTTGCTGAAAGAGAAAATTCTGATGTAACAATGCCAAGTATAGTGGAAAGATCTTCAGCTGAAGTTTATGACATGGAAGCAAAAAAATGGAATGTTATTGGAGGAATGTGGCAATTGGATATTCCACCTAATCAAATTGTGGCAGTGAATGACACACTTTTTAGCTCAGGGGATTGTTTGAATGCATGGAAAGGACACATTGAAGCTTATGATGGAAAACTTTGGAATGAAGTTGATGGGTCACATATGAGAAATCTTTCTACTTTGGaatataattatgaaaattgGCCACTTAATCAAAGATTGTATTTGACCATGGCACCAATTGGTAATAGATTGTTTTTTTTGGCTGGTTATAGGGTAGGTGGTGGGGAATTAGCTAGGACTAAGTCTGTTGTTCATATATTTGATACTTCAGCTAGTGTAGATGCTTGGAGGAGTGTTGAACCAATAGAATTGGAAGGTGAGAAAGAGCTTTGTAGTCATTGTTGTGTTGTGCAACTCTCATCACCATAA